In a single window of the Micrococcaceae bacterium Sec5.7 genome:
- a CDS encoding ABC-F family ATP-binding cassette domain-containing protein, producing the protein MTATLVAKDLSGGHDHRTLFAKLSLTVAPGDVVGVIGANGAGKSTLLRLLAGVDDPQAGTVTLSPADAFVGWLPQEHERLAGESIAGYIGRRTGCAQATAGMESTAEALGSGAPGSDDAYSLAFDRWMASGAADLEERIPPVLADLGLDVGPDSEMTGLSGGQAARVALAALLLSRFDIVLLDEPTNDLDLNGLAKLESFVQGLRGGVVLVSHDREFLARCVTTIVELDLAQNSVAVYDGGYEAFLEERAVARRHARERFEEFASTKADLVSRARTQREWSSQGVRNAMKKSPDNDKIRRAASTESSEKQAQKVRQMESRIARLDVVEEPRKEWQLQFSIGQAPRSSSVVATLRDAVVRQGDFTLGPVNLQLNAGERIGIAGPNGAGKSTLLRLLLGVQKPDSGDASLGASVAIGEIDQARGLLAGHLFLGDAVEAVLPAMAPAAVRTLLAKFGLRADHTGRTVDSLSPGERTRAALALLQARGVNLLVLDEPTNHLDLPAIEQLEEALESYDGALLLVTHDRRLLENIRLDVRWNVENGVVTELMAGADMTTGKKESKR; encoded by the coding sequence ATGACTGCAACCCTAGTTGCCAAAGACCTTTCCGGCGGTCACGATCACCGCACTTTGTTCGCCAAACTCTCGCTGACGGTGGCACCCGGCGACGTTGTGGGCGTGATTGGTGCCAACGGTGCAGGCAAGTCCACGCTGCTCCGCCTGCTGGCCGGCGTTGACGATCCCCAGGCCGGCACGGTCACCCTGTCCCCCGCTGACGCCTTTGTGGGCTGGCTCCCGCAGGAGCACGAGCGGCTCGCCGGTGAGTCCATCGCCGGGTACATCGGCCGCCGGACGGGCTGTGCCCAGGCAACGGCCGGCATGGAGTCCACGGCTGAGGCCCTTGGCTCCGGAGCTCCGGGCTCCGACGACGCCTACTCCCTGGCCTTTGATCGCTGGATGGCGTCCGGCGCGGCCGATCTCGAAGAGCGGATCCCTCCGGTGCTGGCAGACCTTGGCCTGGATGTGGGACCGGACTCGGAGATGACGGGGCTGTCCGGTGGCCAGGCAGCGCGCGTGGCCCTCGCGGCGCTGTTGCTCAGCCGGTTCGACATCGTGCTGCTGGATGAACCCACCAATGATCTGGACCTCAACGGACTGGCCAAGCTGGAGTCGTTCGTGCAGGGACTCCGTGGCGGTGTGGTGCTGGTGTCCCACGACCGGGAGTTCCTGGCGCGTTGTGTCACCACCATTGTGGAACTGGACCTTGCGCAGAACTCCGTGGCGGTTTACGACGGCGGTTATGAGGCTTTTCTGGAGGAACGCGCCGTTGCACGGCGGCATGCACGCGAACGCTTCGAGGAGTTTGCCTCCACCAAAGCGGACCTCGTTTCCCGGGCCCGGACCCAGCGTGAATGGAGTTCCCAGGGCGTGCGGAACGCCATGAAGAAGAGCCCCGACAACGACAAAATCAGGCGTGCGGCCAGCACCGAATCCTCGGAGAAGCAGGCACAGAAGGTCCGGCAAATGGAATCCCGCATTGCCCGCCTGGACGTGGTGGAGGAACCCCGCAAGGAATGGCAGCTGCAGTTCAGCATCGGTCAGGCCCCGCGTTCCAGTTCAGTGGTGGCAACCCTGCGCGACGCCGTGGTGCGGCAGGGTGATTTCACGCTGGGGCCGGTGAACCTTCAGCTCAACGCCGGCGAACGGATCGGCATCGCCGGACCCAACGGCGCCGGCAAGTCAACGCTGCTCCGCCTGCTGCTGGGAGTGCAAAAACCCGATTCGGGCGACGCCTCCCTGGGTGCGTCCGTGGCCATCGGCGAGATCGACCAGGCCCGCGGGCTGCTGGCCGGACACCTGTTTCTGGGTGACGCCGTCGAAGCGGTCCTCCCGGCCATGGCGCCCGCCGCAGTCCGCACGCTGCTTGCCAAGTTCGGGCTCAGGGCAGACCACACGGGGCGGACAGTGGACTCGCTGTCCCCGGGCGAACGCACCCGCGCCGCGCTGGCCCTGCTGCAGGCCCGCGGCGTGAACCTGCTGGTTCTGGATGAACCCACCAACCACCTTGACCTGCCGGCCATTGAACAGCTGGAGGAAGCGCTGGAAAGCTACGACGGCGCCCTCCTGCTGGTCACGCACGACCGCCGCCTCCTCGAGAACATCCGGCTGGACGTCCGCTGGAACGTGGAAAACGGCGTGGTGACCGAACTGATGGCCGGAGCGGACATGACCACCGGAAAGAAAGAGTCCAAGCGATGA
- a CDS encoding amino acid ABC transporter ATP-binding protein has protein sequence MSPTSQPAAAGHNAPVLSVRNLAKAFGSNVVLRDIDLEVRRGNVVALIGPSGSGKTTVLRSLNGLETPDAGTVTFADTATGRNLALDFSAKVARKDISELRDRSAMVFQHYNLFPHMTVLQNVIEGPIQVQKRKRAEAVAEAETLLARVGLADKRDAYPFELSGGQQQRVGIVRALALKPQLLLFDEPTSALDPELVGEVLGVIQELAEEGWTMVIVTHELAFARQVADEVIFMDGGVVVERGPAAEVLRAPRQERTRQFVKRLLHEF, from the coding sequence ATGTCGCCCACTAGCCAGCCGGCAGCCGCCGGTCACAACGCCCCGGTGTTGTCCGTCCGCAACCTGGCCAAGGCCTTCGGCAGCAATGTGGTCCTCCGGGACATCGATCTGGAGGTGCGCCGCGGCAACGTGGTGGCACTGATCGGCCCTTCCGGATCCGGCAAAACCACAGTGCTCCGTTCGCTTAACGGACTGGAAACCCCCGACGCCGGCACTGTCACGTTCGCTGATACGGCCACCGGCAGGAATCTCGCCCTCGATTTCTCGGCCAAGGTTGCCAGGAAGGATATTTCCGAGCTGCGGGACCGCAGCGCCATGGTGTTCCAGCACTACAACCTCTTCCCGCACATGACGGTGCTCCAGAACGTCATCGAGGGGCCCATCCAGGTCCAGAAGCGAAAGCGCGCCGAAGCCGTCGCCGAGGCGGAGACGCTCCTGGCCAGGGTCGGCCTGGCGGACAAACGCGACGCGTACCCGTTCGAGCTTTCCGGCGGCCAGCAGCAGCGCGTCGGTATTGTGCGCGCCCTGGCTTTGAAGCCGCAGCTGTTGCTGTTCGACGAGCCCACTTCCGCTTTGGATCCCGAGCTGGTGGGCGAGGTCCTGGGCGTCATCCAGGAGCTCGCCGAGGAAGGCTGGACCATGGTGATCGTCACCCACGAGCTGGCGTTCGCGCGCCAGGTCGCGGACGAGGTCATTTTTATGGACGGCGGAGTTGTGGTTGAGCGCGGCCCGGCCGCGGAGGTCCTGAGGGCCCCGCGCCAGGAACGCACCCGCCAGTTCGTGAAGCGGCTGCTGCACGAGTTTTAG
- a CDS encoding NUDIX domain-containing protein, with the protein MNPRIIVSAVCVFDQAGRLLTVRKRGTDKFMHPGGKPEPGETAAQAAARELQEEVGIALAPEQLKLMGVWLADAANEAATEIEATVFSAPGVWTAHPSAEIAEIRWLDLTGELPDDLAPLLTDHILPAIAPR; encoded by the coding sequence GTGAATCCCCGCATTATTGTCTCCGCCGTCTGCGTTTTCGACCAGGCGGGCCGGCTCCTGACCGTCCGCAAACGCGGCACGGACAAATTCATGCATCCCGGCGGAAAGCCGGAGCCGGGCGAAACTGCCGCGCAGGCAGCCGCGCGCGAGCTTCAGGAGGAAGTGGGGATCGCGCTGGCCCCGGAGCAACTCAAGCTGATGGGCGTCTGGCTGGCTGATGCGGCCAACGAGGCCGCCACGGAGATCGAGGCCACGGTATTCAGCGCCCCGGGCGTCTGGACCGCGCACCCGTCCGCCGAAATTGCCGAGATCCGCTGGCTGGACCTGACCGGCGAATTGCCGGACGACCTGGCGCCGTTGCTCACCGACCACATCCTCCCGGCGATTGCACCGCGATGA
- a CDS encoding ABC transporter ATP-binding protein, which translates to MSMERVAWGSLYNITRAKSGSQPFSKALLKRVFGFALPHRGKLIAFVALSIAMAVLAVATPVLAGQVVDAIIAGVGTDVVIRLALLIAAVAVAEAGLGLVTRWLSSTIGEGVIVDLRTKVFDHVQRMPIAFFTRTRTGALVSRLNNDVIGAQSAFAGTLSGVVSNVVALALTLAVMLGKSWLVTVLAMILLPIFLIPARRMGSRLADLRREAADHNAAMGTQMTERFSAPGATLVKLFGRPDEESREFALRAGRVRDIGIRTAMLQFTFVTALTLVSALALALVYGLGGWLAIGGQLAAGDVVVLALLLTRLYAPLTALSNARVEIMSALVSFERVFEILDLKPLIQQKPGAMAVPPGPVSVEFDDVRFAYPSADKVSLASLEEVSTLDTRGGEEVLHGISFRVEPGQTVALVGSSGAGKSTIAQLLSRLYDVDSGAVRLGGSGAGTGVDVRDVTFDSIRATLGMVTQDGHLFHESIASNLRLARPEATDEDMWDVLRQARLEYMIRSLPDGLDTVVGERGYRLSGGERQRLTIARLLIAQPRVVILDEATAALDSTNEAAVQAALGVALEGRTAVVIAHRLSTIRAADVILVVEDGAIVERGTHTALLEREGRYAELYRTQFAEASAVAEEAVPEV; encoded by the coding sequence ATGAGTATGGAACGCGTTGCCTGGGGCTCCCTCTACAACATCACCCGCGCCAAGAGCGGCTCGCAGCCCTTCTCCAAGGCGCTGCTGAAACGGGTCTTCGGCTTTGCCCTGCCACACCGCGGCAAGCTCATTGCCTTTGTGGCGCTCTCGATTGCCATGGCCGTGCTCGCAGTTGCCACTCCGGTTCTGGCCGGCCAGGTGGTGGACGCGATCATCGCCGGGGTTGGCACGGACGTGGTGATCCGGCTCGCGCTGCTGATCGCGGCCGTTGCGGTGGCAGAGGCAGGCCTCGGGCTGGTGACCCGGTGGCTGTCGTCCACCATCGGCGAGGGCGTCATTGTTGACCTGCGCACCAAGGTTTTTGACCACGTCCAGAGAATGCCCATCGCCTTCTTCACGCGCACCCGCACCGGAGCGCTGGTCAGCCGGCTGAACAACGATGTGATCGGGGCGCAATCGGCCTTTGCCGGAACGCTGTCCGGCGTGGTCAGCAACGTGGTGGCTCTGGCGCTGACGCTGGCGGTCATGCTGGGCAAATCCTGGCTGGTCACGGTGCTCGCCATGATCCTGCTGCCCATTTTCCTCATCCCTGCGCGCCGGATGGGGTCCAGGCTGGCGGATCTGCGGCGTGAGGCAGCCGACCACAACGCCGCCATGGGTACGCAGATGACCGAACGGTTCTCCGCCCCCGGTGCCACGCTGGTGAAGCTGTTCGGCAGGCCCGACGAGGAATCCCGCGAGTTCGCGCTGCGGGCCGGACGCGTCCGGGACATCGGCATCCGCACCGCCATGCTGCAGTTCACATTTGTCACGGCACTGACCCTGGTATCCGCCCTGGCGCTCGCGCTCGTGTACGGCCTGGGTGGCTGGCTGGCAATCGGCGGGCAGCTCGCCGCGGGCGACGTTGTGGTGCTGGCGCTGCTGCTGACCCGCCTGTATGCGCCGCTGACCGCACTGTCCAACGCCCGCGTTGAGATCATGAGCGCCCTGGTCAGCTTCGAGCGTGTGTTTGAAATCCTGGACCTCAAACCGCTCATCCAGCAGAAACCCGGCGCCATGGCTGTCCCGCCAGGGCCGGTATCCGTGGAGTTCGACGACGTCCGCTTCGCCTACCCGTCGGCAGACAAGGTTTCCCTGGCATCGCTTGAGGAAGTCTCCACGCTGGACACCCGCGGCGGCGAAGAGGTGCTGCACGGCATCAGTTTCAGGGTGGAACCGGGGCAGACCGTCGCGCTGGTGGGCTCCTCGGGTGCCGGAAAGTCCACCATTGCGCAGCTGCTCTCGCGGCTGTACGACGTCGATTCCGGCGCCGTACGGCTCGGCGGCTCGGGCGCCGGGACAGGGGTGGACGTCCGTGACGTCACCTTCGATTCCATACGCGCCACGCTGGGCATGGTCACCCAGGACGGGCACCTGTTCCACGAAAGCATTGCCTCCAACCTGCGGCTGGCCCGGCCCGAGGCCACGGACGAGGACATGTGGGATGTGCTGCGCCAGGCGCGGCTCGAGTACATGATCCGTTCCCTGCCCGATGGGCTGGACACGGTGGTGGGGGAGCGCGGCTACCGGCTCTCGGGCGGCGAACGCCAGCGGCTCACCATCGCACGGCTGCTCATCGCGCAGCCACGGGTGGTCATCCTCGACGAGGCCACGGCCGCGCTGGACTCCACGAACGAAGCCGCAGTACAGGCCGCGCTGGGCGTGGCGCTCGAGGGGCGCACCGCCGTCGTCATTGCCCACCGGCTGTCCACCATCCGTGCCGCGGACGTCATCCTGGTGGTTGAAGACGGTGCCATCGTGGAGCGCGGAACGCACACGGCGCTGCTGGAACGGGAAGGCCGCTACGCGGAGTTGTACCGGACCCAGTTCGCCGAGGCCAGCGCCGTGGCTGAAGAAGCCGTTCCGGAGGTTTAG
- a CDS encoding DUF6314 family protein, whose product MKPQVPGTSPVFELRAYLLGADLTGRWSVDRKLVDRASGTRGTFTGVVRFFEADDGGLRLHEEGTMRWPSFTGPASRDYLLRPAESSDAMVVFFPDGRPFHRMSFAASANEDQHWCDPDTYRVNYTLHGPDSFGYCWDVQGPRKDLLLETVLQRQPSRHLPGLQEPGPQKPGAYGLGSNT is encoded by the coding sequence TTGAAACCCCAGGTCCCGGGAACCAGCCCGGTTTTCGAGCTTCGCGCCTATCTGCTCGGCGCTGATCTGACGGGGCGCTGGTCCGTGGACCGGAAACTCGTTGACCGGGCCTCCGGCACCCGCGGAACCTTCACCGGCGTCGTACGCTTTTTCGAAGCGGACGACGGCGGCCTCCGCCTTCACGAAGAAGGCACCATGCGCTGGCCTTCTTTCACCGGGCCCGCCAGCCGCGATTACCTGCTGCGTCCCGCAGAGTCCAGCGACGCGATGGTGGTGTTCTTTCCCGACGGCCGGCCCTTCCACCGGATGAGCTTCGCGGCGTCCGCCAACGAAGACCAGCACTGGTGCGATCCCGATACCTACCGGGTGAATTACACCCTGCACGGGCCGGACAGCTTCGGTTACTGCTGGGACGTGCAGGGGCCACGGAAGGACCTGCTGCTGGAGACCGTGCTGCAGCGGCAACCTTCGCGGCATCTGCCAGGGCTACAGGAGCCAGGCCCACAAAAGCCGGGCGCCTACGGGCTAGGCTCAAACACGTGA
- a CDS encoding amino acid ABC transporter substrate-binding protein, translated as MNRLHTRRTAIAATLAAAALALAGCGASQSPANSGGDTSLSDIKSKGEIVIATEGTYKPFSFHQNGAGELTGFDVEIAQAVAGKLGVAAKFQETQWDGIFAGLEAKRFDAIANQVSINPERTAKYDFSAPYTVSTGVIVTKSDNSSITSFEGLKGKTTAQSLTSNWYKLATDSGAKVQSVEGWAQGVTLVRQGRVDAIVNDKLTYLDYAKATPDAGLKIAAETTEKSESAFAFRKGSTELSTAVDKALADLRADGTLAKIADKYFGTDVTK; from the coding sequence ATGAACCGCCTCCACACCCGCCGCACCGCCATCGCCGCAACATTAGCGGCAGCTGCATTGGCCCTTGCCGGCTGCGGAGCCTCCCAAAGTCCGGCCAACAGCGGCGGGGATACATCACTCAGCGACATCAAGTCCAAGGGCGAAATCGTGATCGCCACCGAGGGAACGTACAAACCGTTCAGTTTCCACCAGAACGGCGCCGGGGAGCTGACCGGGTTCGACGTCGAAATCGCCCAGGCCGTTGCCGGCAAGCTTGGCGTCGCTGCCAAGTTCCAGGAAACCCAGTGGGACGGAATTTTCGCGGGCCTGGAAGCCAAACGCTTTGATGCGATCGCCAACCAGGTGTCCATCAACCCCGAGCGCACGGCAAAGTACGATTTCTCGGCACCCTACACGGTGTCGACAGGGGTGATCGTGACCAAGTCGGACAACAGCAGCATCACCAGCTTTGAAGGCCTCAAGGGCAAAACCACAGCGCAGTCCCTCACCAGCAACTGGTACAAGCTGGCCACGGACAGCGGCGCCAAGGTCCAGTCCGTTGAGGGCTGGGCACAGGGTGTCACACTGGTACGCCAGGGCCGCGTTGACGCCATTGTGAACGACAAACTCACCTACCTTGACTACGCCAAAGCCACTCCGGACGCCGGCTTGAAAATCGCCGCCGAAACCACTGAAAAGTCAGAGAGCGCCTTTGCCTTCCGCAAGGGGTCCACCGAGCTGTCCACGGCCGTGGACAAAGCCCTCGCCGACCTCCGCGCCGACGGAACCCTTGCCAAGATCGCGGACAAGTACTTCGGCACGGACGTCACCAAGTAG
- a CDS encoding amino acid ABC transporter permease: MQFNWDLVWSSFGPLVTGAVTGTIPLTLASFALGLILALFVALMRLSRNAVVSGAARFYVSVIRGTPLLVQLFVIFYGLPSLGVKLDPWPSAIIAFSLNVGGYAAEVIRAAILSVPKGQWEAGHTIGMSRAQSLVRIILPQAARVSVPPLSNTFISLVKDTSLASLILVTELFRNAQQIAAFSQEFMVLYLEAALVYWVICLVLSTGQSALEKRLDRYVAH, encoded by the coding sequence ATGCAGTTCAACTGGGACCTGGTCTGGAGCTCCTTCGGGCCGCTCGTCACCGGGGCTGTCACGGGAACCATCCCCCTGACGCTGGCGTCCTTCGCCCTGGGCCTGATCCTGGCGCTTTTTGTAGCGCTCATGCGGCTGAGCCGGAATGCCGTGGTGTCCGGTGCCGCGCGGTTCTATGTCTCGGTCATCCGCGGTACTCCCCTGCTGGTTCAGCTGTTTGTGATCTTCTACGGTCTCCCCAGCCTGGGGGTGAAACTGGATCCGTGGCCCAGCGCCATCATCGCATTCTCCCTGAATGTGGGCGGTTATGCCGCTGAAGTGATCCGTGCGGCCATCCTGTCGGTACCCAAGGGACAGTGGGAAGCCGGCCACACCATCGGCATGTCCCGCGCGCAGTCTCTGGTCCGGATCATCCTCCCCCAGGCTGCCCGGGTGTCCGTTCCGCCACTGTCCAACACCTTCATTTCGCTGGTCAAGGACACGTCACTTGCTTCGCTCATCCTGGTCACGGAGCTCTTCCGGAACGCCCAGCAGATCGCCGCGTTCAGCCAGGAATTCATGGTGCTGTATCTGGAAGCAGCACTGGTGTACTGGGTGATCTGCCTTGTGCTGTCCACGGGGCAGTCCGCCCTTGAGAAGAGATTGGACCGCTATGTCGCCCACTAG
- a CDS encoding DUF998 domain-containing protein, with the protein MTAAAATSSAYGGYIPDITSTRQYIGAWAKLSVVQYFVAEAAVIGAWGGPQPYDRRTGYISDLGAIHCGIYDDRDICSPLHLLMNVSFLIQGLGMVLGAILLSSALLCIAARPGVRVSSGKAYRGPWFTAAAVRVLSGTAGSGTMLVGLVPEDAGSRWHLTGALMFFIAGALALILLGVLWLRQTPLGWIILGCGLVSLAAVVTGGVTGMDVPEPGTLERLMGYPITIGMAAVGLVIAQRVRHERALARARRPGVVGPARDRGRGLL; encoded by the coding sequence ATGACCGCAGCAGCTGCCACGTCCTCCGCCTACGGCGGCTACATCCCCGACATAACCTCAACGCGCCAGTACATCGGTGCCTGGGCGAAGCTCAGCGTGGTGCAGTATTTCGTGGCCGAGGCGGCCGTGATCGGTGCCTGGGGCGGGCCGCAGCCGTACGACCGCCGGACCGGCTACATCAGCGATCTTGGTGCCATCCACTGCGGTATCTACGACGACAGGGACATCTGTTCACCGCTGCATCTGCTGATGAATGTCTCGTTTCTGATACAGGGGCTGGGCATGGTCCTTGGCGCAATTCTGCTGAGCTCTGCCCTGTTGTGCATCGCCGCCAGGCCGGGTGTCCGGGTATCCAGCGGCAAGGCGTACAGGGGGCCGTGGTTCACCGCGGCGGCTGTCCGGGTGCTGAGCGGGACGGCAGGTTCCGGGACCATGTTGGTGGGCCTCGTGCCCGAAGATGCGGGCTCGAGATGGCACTTGACCGGTGCCCTGATGTTCTTCATCGCGGGGGCACTGGCCCTGATCCTGCTGGGTGTGCTCTGGCTCCGGCAAACGCCGCTGGGCTGGATCATCCTGGGCTGCGGTCTGGTATCACTGGCCGCTGTGGTTACCGGCGGCGTCACCGGCATGGATGTTCCGGAACCCGGCACCCTTGAACGGCTGATGGGGTACCCCATCACCATCGGCATGGCCGCCGTGGGCCTGGTGATCGCACAGCGCGTGAGGCACGAACGGGCGCTGGCCAGGGCCCGGCGGCCAGGGGTTGTGGGGCCCGCGCGTGACCGGGGCCGGGGGCTACTTTGA